The Coffea arabica cultivar ET-39 chromosome 2c, Coffea Arabica ET-39 HiFi, whole genome shotgun sequence genome includes the window tgaggatTCTTACGGGGTTATCGGTTAGTAAAAAAGCGTCCAAAAGTCTGTTGACTTTGACAAAAAAAACATCAGCCTAATGCACGGGGGGTATGGGTTCCCTTGTGGAGGTTGATATCCCACATCGGGGTTGGGAGGATTTGGGTGGTTAGTATATTAGTCTCCTATGAGACCTTCAAAAGTTGTCGGCTTTTGAGGGTTCTCACGGGATTATCGGTTAGTAAAAAAGCGTCCAAAAGTCTGctgattttgacaaaaaagaGAAGAATAAGAATAAACCACTGGGTCAATGGCTCACACGCCATCAGGGACAGACTTAAGTCCCTCCTCTCGGGTTGTAGGTGAGGGTTCAAACTTCATCTgcagtaaaaaaattttaagaattgTGTTGCAACATTTCTTTGATCTAGTTGagttgctgacaaaaaaaaaaacaaagagaagaaTAAGAATAAATTGTCGAGTAAAGTAATGAAAAACGAAATTTTGAGATTAGATTACCAAACAGACGGAGAATGGAGCCCTccaaaagtttggaaaattacACCTTAATTGTGAACAACATTTTTATACACCATCATTACTTTGCAGATTTCTATCCTAAATCAATCATTAATTGTTTGTGATTGATGATTAATGCATATATacgcacacacacaaacacactaTCAGAAAGTTACTCACACACACTGTCAAAAAGTTGTTGCAAAGTTTGtcataaaataaaaagttgTATATATGCAgaccctatatatatatatatatatatatattatgtttgTAACTTTTTTATGACAAATTTTGCAATAACTTTCTAATTTTATGCCCATAATCAAGATGGGAGCTTATTTATCTTTTCGCTCTCTAGTTaagtttctttgtttatttactCATTGAAAGAACCGAAATATATCAAGTAACATAGAACTAACCTTTTAGCAGAGCGAAAGCTTGTACTGTACCAGTTTTTTTAAGAAAGACAAGACTCTTAAAATTTGCAGCTCTGAATTTGCATATTGCCTTTTGAATTGGGTACTAATTTGCACTTTAATAATTGTCAAATGACAATATGGGCAGGCGCAAAATTAGTACCATAACACCGCTGTATGCTATTCTACTTCTTATATGCGTATGCGAGAATTTTGGGATTTTTGGCAACATTAAGGGGCAGATTAGAATTTTTATGGAAACACATTACGTGGAAATTGGACGTGAAAACTGACGTAGCTTCAACATACTGAactttcaagtgattttgtgcTTGGAATTGATGATTGGACTTCTAAGAATTACATAAAGAAGAGACAAagcaaagaaaacaagaaggTATTTAAATGTCTAGCCAATTCCACTAGAGAACCACATACGCTTAGATTTGATAATACTGCTTATGGAAGTGGAATGAAGATTCTGATTTGATCGATGTTGTAGTCTAGTAATCTGCTTCCTTGCAGATTGTATTCTGACGAAGGACTGGTCTCGCTTTGCACCTCTCACTTTgtattaccttttttttttttttttaattttgtacttTGAGTTTTAATTTTAAACACGATCTTTACACTTTAAACACGAAGGTCATTGATATTTTCTATATAGAATTAAAGCTCAAAGGCTTCAATTCGAAAAATTGCAACACGATCACTAATTTcatcattcttttcttttctttttttctttttaaacggAACAATTTCCagcctcttttctttttgtccaATCCAAGTTTCGGTCTCCGTTAAATCCAGTTTGTGCAGTTTCAAAAACtcccaagaagaagaagaggaggaggaggagcagcATGTTTAGTCTCGTCCATAAAATGTTCTCACCAAGTGTAAATGTCGGCCCCATCAGTTCTGTTTGGAAAAGACTTTAATTATTGGCAAAGCTTTTTTGGAATACTCTTCTGATCATATATTTTCACATTTCGAAATTTGTTGTTGTGATCTTCTTTAATTACGAGTTGCAAAACCTGTCATTCCATACTTTACTAGAGCCAAGAAATATCTCTCATAGCAATAGTAGAAGCACTCCCATTTACACCAAAATCTGCTTCAAGCAAATGAGGATTGCGAGGAACCACCAGCCCAAACCATCAAGCCTTTAAGGCTTGGTGAGGCGGAAAGTAAGGTTTTTCCATCAATTATTACATTAAAATGTgaatttgttttaaaaaattcagacgTGTACGTGTCGCCgtctttggaaaaaaaaaatgaagattgCGAGGAAAGAGGAGATGAataatacaacaaacaaataaaatattaaagatGATGCAGCAGCACTTCTTTGATGATCATCGATCGTCTTTCGAACTAATCTGATTAATATCATATTATCATTACGAGTTAAAGTTTATTGGATTTTAGAGAGAGTTTGGAAAGAATACAGAAGAATTGCCAAATGACTTTCAAGGCAAGTATGCAAAGAAATTGCCAATCGACTTGATGCAATTCTGCAAAATGAGTGGAGAGCCAGATGAATCATTCAGTGCGACCGGCAAGAAACAACTTAAACCTAACTTTAACGAAACGACCCTACATGGCTGTGGTCAGAGATCTTCACGATGATCAGGCATGACCCATGCTTCAAGCCCTTTTCCTACCGTCTTGATTGATTGATAGGGGGCGGCCGGTGGGGAGATGGATATGGATGATGCACGCTCCAGATTACAATAGTACTACCACATCTTCTTCCGTTTCAACTGACTTCTGCTCCGAAATCCACGCTTTGGTCGTACAATCTGATAATGAAAAAGTTCATATTCACCATCTCATCTTTCTTTATGCACTTTTTGTATTTCTTTGATCGCAGATAAATAGCGATGAAGCATCTGTCCGAGGTAGTAAGTGGgcattttatcttttctttggGCTTGGGGTGGCTGCTTCAACTGTTATGCTCTCTTTTTCACTCTGCCGTAGATGACCTTGCAGATGTGTTTCTCGGTTCTTGTGCTGCTAATTTTTGCACCAGAAACTGAAAGCCTCCTAATCAAAGCTAAAACGCCTCCTAATTCATGCACCATTCTCTCTACGCCCCAAATTCACAGTAGCATGAGCTATGACTGACTGTAAAATGCAGCTTTCCGTACTTTGGGGAACATGCATAGATAGAGTAGTGTGTCTTTTGGCATGCAAAGAGCCGgtctcgagtcaagctcgaatcgaaatcgaaatcgaactcgaactcaaaatattaagctcgtcGGCTCACGagttcgagtatatatataatattttttatttttttattttaagcatatatatatttttttattttaagtatatatatattttttatttgcttattttaataataaaattacatatatatccttaatattttattatttattaagaaaaaaatattattttatttatttttttaaaaataaaaaaaattattttttatttttttcgagctcgaacttTAAATTGCCGGCtcctcgagctcgagctcgagttcgagtttggtaaaatttagtcgagactcgactcgattagttcaaaactcgactcgactcgactcatttGCAGTCCTACACAAAAGGCACCATCCTGCAATTCTCCACCTCTAACACTGACCCTTTGTATTTCTTGACAGCCGCCTCTTAAAATACACCGCCTGTGCGTTTATGCAGATtgtcgagaaaaaaaaaaaaaaaaaagctccttcttgcctttcttcttctttgtgaAATGCTTGGATATGGTGTATTATTTTGGAGAAGTTTGGCACACATATTGATTGGATAAATAACAATtatataaattttgaatttgaaattcaatttttacacATATGTTATAAATCAAACGGgtgataatatatacacattGTCAGTGTTTTAATAAGATATTAGTATTAATATGTGGTGTTCATGAGTATTTAAAATAGGATGATaaagattttttattttaaatattttgcaaaaatttttAGAGCAAATCCAGAAATGCCTCATCTAGTATTTctcaaaataaaatattgctCTGCTTGAATTAGACATAAACAAAAAAGAGGCCAAATGGAAACAATAAGGCCTCGAATAGAATTATTTTAGAATAAAAATGTATTATTGCTCATTAATGACAAGTTGAAGACTTGAAGTGCAATTTGGCTCGTTAGCCACAAAGACTTCACCCATCCCATTATCATTCCCATTTCTTCCGCAATCTTATCTTTCAACGACGTCGTACAGGCTCCAGTCTTTCTCCGTACCTTGGAAGCCTCACAAGTCACAACCCGAAGAGCCAGCTGCCAACTGACGTTTTATCCATCAAAATAAAGAGAACAAGGTGAACTTTTttatgccctttgtatttctttCTTGTGTGCAATTTTGCAGAATTAATTGGAACCTGGGCCAcctacgttttttttttttgagtttattCAAATAATAGTGATTGATAGTTCAAAGACGGATTATTTGGATTTAAACATATGGTCTGTGGATTATTGGGTTTCAGAAACTGATTTGGAAATCCCTTCTTTTATCTGAATTTTTCATTGCAAAGTACAACTTTGAAGCTAACAGAACCAGGAAAAATGATGGAATAGCATAAGATAAGAAGTCGAGGGAGGGAGGGTATTGCAATATAGCAAGTTATTTCTCTTGCTAGACTATATATAGAACCCAAATGATGGTCCTGATGCAGTCCTCGCAGGCATTTTGATCACTAGAAAGCAGTTTTATGTGTGTTGTTTGGTGATGGGCATCCCAGTTTCCCCAACATGTATATCTTGCTTTAGTTTTGGATTCACAATGTGCAGTAGGGAAATGACAGCAAGTATCAAACGGAATTTGTTCACAAGTTGGTTCTTGATATCCTGTGATCTATCATAATGGCTGGGTGTTACTTTTGTAGTTTTAGTTTGCTTTTTTGTTCTTGATGTGGAGTATTCTGGCTTCAAATAGTGGTGTTTTGCAGGGCATTGACCAGGTGCATGCCTTCTCCCATTTCGATAAGTTGTTATGCCAATGCCTTTTCTTTGCCTTTTACCTTTTCCAGTTTGATTTTTTTGGGCGTTCGGTAAATATTAGAACATGGGGTTGTATTAACTCGATAGACCAACCTTTCTGATAGCAATTCCCTTGGTTGCAACTTTTTATGTTGTCTCTAATTAAATCACCAGGGACTTGTGTTGCCACGACTTCTTGCTCTTTCTCTGGCCTTTCTGTTTTATTGTGCTCCTTAGTGTATTCTGCCCGAGTATCTCTTCTAGAAGTTAAGGTTACCTATTGCAAGCTCTGACTTACTGGATAGTGTTTGATTCAGGAGCAGAATAAACTCTTTAAAGGGTGACTAGGTGAATAACAGCCGACAAGCAATGCCTGTAATAGTTCCATGGCCATGATGAAGCTGTTTGATGCTCATTGTCACCTACAAGATCCGAGGGTGTTCAATATGGCCCCACAGATAATCAGGAAAGCGCTTGATAATGGGGTTGCTCATTTTGCTGTCAATGGAGTCAGTGAGAGTGACTGGCATTTGGTTAAGGAGATGAGTGATAGGCATCCTTCGGTGATTCCAAATTTTGGGATCCATCCATGGTTTGTTGCTGACAGAACTCCCAATTGGCTGAACACTTTGAAGGAATTCTTTGAGGCTAATCCTGCAGCTTCAGTTGGAGAGATAGGTTTGGACAAAGGTTCACGTGGGAAGCAGATTGATTTTACAGACCAGGTTGAAGTGTTCCGACAGCAACTTCAGCTTGCTAAAGAGTTGAAAAGACCAGCATCTATCCACTGTGTGCGAGCTTTTGGTGATTTACTTGATATACTGAAATCTGAAGGACCATTCCCTGCTGGTGTGCTTTTGCATTCTTTCTTGGGTTCTGCCGAAATGGTTCCTGAATTTGCTAAGCTTGGTGCGTACTTTTCCTTTTCGGGGTTTCTTATGTCCATGAAGGAAACCAAGGCAAGGAAAATGTTGAAGTCTGTTCCTCGTGATAGAATTTTGTTGGAGACAGATGCACCCGATGCTCTTCCAAAATCAAACAATTCAGATTCTCTTCTTGTGATTGGAAGTCCTGATGAAGATTCAACTACCAAGGACGGTCCCTTGTTTGAGAATGCATCTCTAAAGGAAACCAACAAATCAACTTTGGAGACAGAAAACCTTAATCATCCTGCTAACATTCACCATGTACTGTCTTATGTAGCATCTTTGCTTGATATGACTAGGGAAGAACTTGCTGAAATTAGTTATGGAAATGCGGTAAACCTCTTCACTTATGAAGGTTCCAAGAAATATAACTAACAGGTAATTGTAGTTGTTTACTACTAATTATACAGGGTAAAATTTGTATTCAAAAAGGGCTCTTATATGTTTTCTCCTTGCACGTATTGAGAAAATGTAATTGATCAACTTCATGCAGCACATTTGCTGTACTTGCAATGCAAGCATGTTTTGATAGCGTTGAGTCTCTTTCAATGCAATAAAATGAACCGAAATGTCAATAAACCATTCACAAGCCAAAAGTACTTTCTGCCATCTTCAGCCTAATGATTGCCCCCCCAAAATTTCAGGGATGGGTCCGATGTAAATTCTATACCTTTTGCACCTGTAGGCAATAGATGCTGAAGCTTTACAAGTTGGATGTTTCTCACTTCTCTTAGATCAGCCTTTTTTAGTACGATACAGTAGCATCATAAACAGAAATAAGCCAATAAAGTTACTGGTTGTGTTGAAAGGCAATTCGTTTTGCTGGCTGGTTTCAACATTAATGTTTCTGCCTTCCCATTTTATTGTGACTCCTCGTGATTTAGCTCgagtttttcttttacttttcccTGTGACAGGTATTAGTGGCTGGTCTAGTGCCTACTTGTTCCACAATATCAATCCAACGAAGTGGAGTAAAAGAGACTTGGATGTCTAGAAATCGATCTGAAGCTTATTTGTAATTTCTGTTGTGACCGACATATTTTTACTGGTGCATACTGCAATAAACCTGCTTACCAGTCAAATAGGTTTACTTCTTGATGTGGCTGTCGCTAGAGAAAGTTCTGGCTAACTTGGAGGACATTGAACTACTACCAGGATATCATCTTGCACTCTTTTGTATGACTTGCAATTTATCATGGTCTACCAGTAATGCTACGTTTAGGTACAGAAGTGTTTATGTTCTGCAGCAGCATCAGCAAAAGCTATATCTTTTGTGCTATGTCTTTTATGTTTCTAAAATCTACAGGTTCGTTGGAAATTTTTTCTCAATTATGGTGCCCTTGTACATAATCGAACATAAAAAAGATTCGCATACATAAATGGATCCTGCACTCAATGCCACTTTTGCTGCTACATTCCACTACTACATAAAAGACCACTTCCTCAAGATGCTCTCTCACAAATTCTTGGATCCACAGCCCATCACTCGTACTTCTTTCGTGATTTCAAAAGAGCTTCCACATCTCCAGTATAAGGAGCAACATGGTATGCATACTGCTGAATAACAGAGAAGGCAACCATCTCCACACAGATCAATAGATTCTGAATAGCTTCCTCAACGTGTTCCACATCTAACCAGAAATGCTGAGATCTAATGATGCCTGCTGCAGCTAGGATATCAAGCACCATGCCCTAAATATGTTGAAATACTAGCTTTAGTAACCAACAGTAATCCCATCAAGCATCAAGGAAAAATAGTAAAAAGAGGGAAACATGGTTTTaagaagcctttttttttttaactctctTGTGCTGTCAACAAGTCATGCTTAATTCTACCTTTAGATGGACATCATTGGAGATTAGCAGGGGCATGTTATTTAATTGACTATATATGCATAAACTCATTCTGATTGCAAGAAAAAACACAGAGACAACAAAAATGTTGGTAAAGAAGCAGTTAATAAATTAGTATTGAACAAGCAAAATTATCTGCAACAGCATCAGACTAGCTTCAATAGGATCTGGGAGGTAAACAAAAGAAGTTGAATGCTGCACAATGCATGCAAAGTATGTACACGTGGCAACAAGAATAGCAGCAAAATAATATGTCTGTACTCTTAATATAGGCATTGTGGCTTATAAACGTTGACAAAGACGAGCCTTTCCTGCTATATAGTAAGGctttagaaaataaaatacaGTATAAGAGCAACTGTTAGACAATCTAAAGATGCTCAGCTTCATTACTATAACCAAGAAGCAATTACCTTCACCTTCTGCTTTATGTTTCTAGCATACAGCGAACAACATCTCACAAAAGGATGGGATTTGGCCAATACATTTCTGGTAGTTCATATCTTTAATTTTTTGACCTTTGATGGCTTCTCTTTAAAGCATAATGCTGATAGTTAATCCCAGAATTATTAGAAGACCAAATGCCCCAGCTGTCAGGCCTATATGCATAAGAACCTTGTGTAGTTTTAGCATTGAAAATGCTCAGTCTTTCTAGAGCCAAAACCTTCCCAACCCCACCCCCccctgagagagagagagggagggagggagggaggggggGGAGGGGAGAAGATTTTTTCTCTGGGTCTTCATAAATTTGGCTGAA containing:
- the LOC113725936 gene encoding uncharacterized protein; this translates as MAMMKLFDAHCHLQDPRVFNMAPQIIRKALDNGVAHFAVNGVSESDWHLVKEMSDRHPSVIPNFGIHPWFVADRTPNWLNTLKEFFEANPAASVGEIGLDKGSRGKQIDFTDQVEVFRQQLQLAKELKRPASIHCVRAFGDLLDILKSEGPFPAGVLLHSFLGSAEMVPEFAKLGAYFSFSGFLMSMKETKARKMLKSVPRDRILLETDAPDALPKSNNSDSLLVIGSPDEDSTTKDGPLFENASLKETNKSTLETENLNHPANIHHVLSYVASLLDMTREELAEISYGNAVNLFTYEGSKKYN